The genome window ACCTGCGCGCCAACGGCGGCCGGTAACAGGAGGAGGAGAGCGGCGAGCTTGTGCATGGTAGTAGGTTAGCGGCTATGACCGAGAAACGCTGGCCCATCCCGCTGGGTGCCATCCTCGTTCACCTGGGCATCGGCTCGGTGTACGCGTGGAGCACGCTCAACCGTCCGATCACCGCGGCGTTTCCGGCGCTCCCGTGGTGGCTTACGCCGCCCTATCCCACGTTCACGACGGCGCTCGTGCTGCTGGGGCTGAGTGCCGCGACGTTGGGGCCCTGGGTCGAGATGCGCGGCGCGAAGGTGGCCGCGCGCACGTCGGCGGCCTTCTTCGCGAGTGGGCTGCTGGTGGGCGCGCTGGCGCTCGTGCTCGTGCAGCCGCTGCTGCTCTTCCTGGGCATGGGGATCCTCTGCGGTATCGGCTGCGGCATCGGCTACATCGCCCCGGTGAGCACGCTGGTGAAGTGGTTCCCCGACCGGCGTGGCATGGCCACGGGGCTGGCCATCATGGGCTTTGGCGGCGGCGCGTTTCTGGGCGGGTATGCCAACGCGTTTCTCATCGAGCGCGTCGGCGTTGCCGGGGCGCTGGCGGTGCTGGGCGTCTCGTACCTCGTCATCATGCTGGGTGGCGCGCAGCTGTTACGCCACGCGCCGGGCCATCCGCCGCGCGGCCGTATGACGGTCACGCTCGAGCAGCGCATCGTGGCCGCCGGACTCACGCGGCGCGAAGCGGTCAAGACGCCGCAGTTCGCGCTGCTCTGGGCCATGCTGTGCATCAACGTCACCGCGGGGATCGGCATTCTCGCGCAGGCATCGCCGATGATGCAGGACCTCTTCGGACGCACGCCCAAGGCCGCTGCGGCAGTGGTGGCGGTGATCTCGGTGTTCAATGCTGGTGGGCGCCTGCTCTGGTCGAGCATCTCCGATCACATCGGGCGGCGCACCACGTATCTGGTGTTCTTCGGCGCGCAGGTGGTGCTGTTCCTGCTGATCCCGCGCCTCGCCGAACAGGGGGCGTGGTGGCCCTTCCTGGCGTGCCTGCTGGCGGTGTTCACCATGTACGGCGGCGGCTTCGCCACGATTCCCGCGTTTCTCGCCGATCTCTTCGGCGTCGCGAATGTCGGCGCCATCCACGGCGCCCTCCTGACGGCGTGGAGCGTGGCCGCGGTGGTGGGGCCGGTCATCATCACCGAGCTGTCGTCGCGGGCCAAGGCGGCGCTTCCGCCCGGCGGCAGCAAGGTCCACATCTACGATCAACCGCTGATGCTGTTGGCCAGTCTGCTGGCGATCGGCTTCGTGCTGACGCTGCTCGTCAGGCCTCTTCGCGATACGTCTCCGACGCAATCATCCAGCCCACGTCCGTAAGCCGCCACGTGGCGCTGTAGCTGCCATGCTGCTCGTGCGCGCGCCCACCCATGCGCCAGCGGCCGACCCAGGTGCCGTTCTCGGTGGCGCTGGTGCCATCGGGCGCCACCACGACGAGCACGGGTGAGCGGCGGTAGCCGCCAAAACCCTTCTCGTCCATCTGCACGGCAAAGGCGTCGCGGTTGGCGACACGCCCGGTGAGCGTCGGCCCGCCGGCGACGGCCACGACGACATCCGCCGTCATGAAGGACACCACGTAGTCCGGATCGCGCGCATCAATAGCGGCGTTGGATTGCTTGCGCAGAGCGCGAATATCGGCGGCATGGTCTCGCATGCGCACAATTCTAGCAGCTGCGCCTGAAAAAGCCGCAGCCGGCGCACCTCAACACGAAACGCGCCGAGCAGTGCACGCTCGGCGCGTTTCTGTGTCGTCCCCGGAGGGTCTTAGCGACGCATGCGGTCGCGGGAGAATCCAGCGGCTCCCTGAGTCCGGGTCGGCACCCGCTTGGGCGAAGCTCGAGCCTCGGCCAACGGTGCAAGCCACTCGGTGGTGGCATGTTGCAGCGGGTCGGCGCACGCGACACCTTCGCGCTTCGCCCTCATCCCACCTCGGGGGAACCGGGATCGATGCCCAGTCCGCTTGGGGCGTCGTGGAGGCGCTGCCCTCACTCTGCGAGAGTACAGTGGGATGATTCGGAGGATTTCGCCATACGGAAAAACCCTACACCACCCGAAACCCGCAACAACCCACAACCGACAACCCACAACCAGGAGCCCGAAACCCATAACGGATCAGTTTGGGGTTTCGGGCTTTTGGTTGTGGGTTGTGGGTGGATTTCGGGTTATCCCCCCGTCCCGAACTGCCGCGTGTACTTCAGGAACACACTCCGCTGCAGCGGCTGCTCCCAGTTGAAGAACCCGCTCGCGGTGCGCCCTTCGTTGAACACGAGAAACAGTCCCGTGCCGGCCGTATTGAGCCAGCCGAACCGGACGTTCGCGCCCCACACCTTCTGCTGATTGTTGTACTGCGTGAGCGTCTGCACGAAGATGCGCGGCGTGAAGAAGTAGTTCACGCGCAGCGCCTGCAGCGAGCTCGTGAAATTCCCCTGCGGCAGGTGCACATCGTTCAGTTCGGCGGTAAGCGAGCCGGAGATCGTGGCGCCACGACGCACGGTGAGCGTGGTGCTGCCGCCGTTGCGCGTCCCATTGTAGAAGCCACCGAAGTCAAAGCGGCCGGCGATGCTCACGTTCTCGCTGGGATCGCTGTTGTAGTCGAACCCGAGCGTGCCCCAGTCGTACGCGCCCACCGGCAGCACGACGCCCTTGGCGATCGTGAAGGGCTGCTGCAGCCCTTCATGCGAGATGTTGTACTCCGGACCGAATCGGGCGCCGTTGGCCAATTCGATCTCGGTCATGTCGATGTGCCAGTAGCCCGTCTGGAAAAAGCCGTCGCGGCCCACGAAGCGCCGATAGCTCGTGTGCGGGTTCCACTGCTTGAACCACGTCCACTCCGGCTTGCGCACCAGGCGCATCAAGGAGAAGTCGTACGCGCGGTAGCCCCCCGGGCGGCTCATGAAACCCACTTCCGGATTGAAGTCGTCGCCCACCTGCGCCACGCGCGCGTTGTGGTTCCACACGCTCGTCTGATAGGCGATACGGCCGCTGTAGCTGTAGCTGTCGCCGGTGAGACGCGGCGTTTCCGTCTTGGCGGCCCACAGATCACTCGTCCATGCCTGCCCCAGCCCGATGCGGCCATCGACCGCGTAGGTGCGGTTCACATCGGCCGTGCTGTCGGTATTGAGCCGCTGCACGACCATTGCGCCGAAGCGGGAGCGATTGCCGAGCTCACGCACCACGCGGCCGACCGAGTAGCTCTGACCATCGGAGGCGCCGGTCTTGTCGGTGAGCATCTGCAGCACCCCGATCGTCGTACTCCCCACACGCCCCGTCAGACGGCCGCCGCCCAGGATGGGCTGCGCATTGCCGTTGGCATCGATGCCGATGCGGCGCGTGAAGAACAGATCCACCGCCTGCGGCGTCCCCGCCGAGAAGACGCCGGCGTTCTCGAGGAAGAACGGTCGCTTCTCGGGAAAGAAGACCGGGAAGCGCGTCAGGTTGAGGCGCTGGTCGTCGACTTCGACCTGCGCAAAGTCGGTGTTGTACGTGAGGTCGAGCGTGAGCGACGGCGTGAGACCGTATTTGATCTCACCGCCCACCTCGGTGGGCGACCGCGTTCCCCGCACGCCGTTGGTCCAGGCGGACTGGCTCGACGACAGGAAATACGGCGTCACCGTGCGAATGCGGCGCACCGGGACCTGCAGGCTCGCCAGATTGCCGGCGAGCGACAGGCGATAGAGGTTGAACGCGCGCGGGATGAACGACCAGTACAGCTCCTCGTTCTTGCGACGGATGCTGCGCGTGACGTTGAGCCCCCACGTCTGCACATCGCTGCCGCTCTGGTAGCGCAGCGTCGAGAACGGAATGCGGAACTCCGCCGTCCAGCCGAGCGAATCGATGGTGGTAGCCACCGTCCAGCTGGCGTCCCAGTTCACGTTGAAGCCGCCGAGCGCGCCGGCCTGGGTGCGATTCTGTCCGGCGATCTGGGCGCCACCGCCTTCGCCTTCGCGGATCACCTGGCCGTCGTACTCCACGCCGGCCGGCGTCGTCCCGAAGACGAAGCCGTTCTGATGGTCGTGATAGGTATCGAAGATGAAGGCGATGTGATCGCTGTTGGTGAGCGTCACGTCGCGGATCTTCTCGCCCGGCACGATGAGGTGCGGCTCGCGGTCGTACATGCGCGCGCCGATGTAGAGGTTCACCCCATCGGTGGCAAAGCGGACTTCGGTGCGCTCCGAGGCCGGCACCCCTTCATTCAGCTCCCGCTGTACGAAATCGGTGACCGCCTTGCCGCGGCTCCAGACCGCCTCATCGAGCTTGCCGTCGATCGTGGGCGTTTCCGTAATGCGAATGGCGTCGATCGTGGGGCGCGAACGCTGCCGCGCGAGCTTCGCGAAGGAGTCGGCCACGGCCGCGTCCATGCGGGTCGGCGTGACCATGCCCGGTTGTGCGGCGGCCGACACGGAGAGGACGGCCAACAGCGCGAGGGAACGCCAGGGGCGGAAGAGAGACACGAGGAGTGGGCTTGGAACGGAGGGAGGCAAGACTGGACCGGAATGTAGCGCTGGTGATGCCGCGCACACGTTCGCGTCGGTCGCTGTAATAGCGCGTGACAGCGGCGAAGCGTTGTATGCCACCCCACCGAGACCGGACCGGGCTGCCGGCCGTGCGCTAAGTCGTTGTGGGGCAACGCGCGGGCACGCATGCCCCCGCGTGGAGCGCGCGCGGCATTGTCCCTGCACTCCCCGGGGTCGTGGCCACGAGGGCCCACATCCCCCCTTTGCTCGAGGAGTCCCGCCCATGTTCCGTTCCATCCGCCGCATCACCTCTATCGCCTCCGTCGCCGCAGTCGCCACCCTGGCCGCCTGCGCCGACTCGTCGCCGACGGGCCTGACCAACGACGCCGCGTTCGCGTCGGGCAGCGGCACCACCAGCAGCAGCACGGCCACGAAGATCGAGATCGCGTTGACCCGCCCGGCGGATGGCGTGTATCGCAACGCCAAGGGCAAGGCCAAGTACGCGACGTCGGCCAACGAGCGCGAACTGCAGATCGAAGTCGAGAACGTGCCCGCCGGCACGATGCTCACCTTCACCGTGGGCGGCAGCGCAGCCGGCACCGCCACGGCCGATGCCTTCGGCAAGGCGCGCCTGAATCTCAACACGAAGCTGGGCCAGACGGTCCCGATGGTCAGCACCGGCACCACGGTCCGCGTGTCGTCGCCCGCCGGCGTCGTGGTGACCGGCAGCTTCTAAGCGCAGCACTGGACAACGGCGGCGGGAGGGCACCTCTTGATGGCATGTCCATTGAGCCCTCCCGTCGCCAGTTCGTTGCTCTCCTCGCCGGCAGTCCGCTGCTGGCCGCCCTTGGCTTTGACCGCGCCGAGTTGACGCGCTTCCTTGCCGGTCAGCGCGACCCGCACCGCGCCGCCCTCGATCTCGCCCAACGTGCGAGCGAAAGCGCGCAACCGCCGGTGCTCATCACCAAGGCGGCCGACGCGCTCGACGTCATGGACTTCATGCCGGTCGCCAAGGAGAAGATCCCGGTCGCTCACTGGGGCTATCTCATGACCGGCACCGACGACGATCGCACCATCCAGGCAAACATCGACGGCTACGACCGCTGGGCGCTCAAGCCGCGGCGGCTGGTCGATGTGAGCACGATCGATATGGCCACCACGTTCTACGGCCAGACGTACGGCTCTCCCATCGTCATCAACCCGCTCGGATCGCAGAAGGGCTTCCACCCGCAGGGCGAAGTCGCCGTGG of Gemmatimonadaceae bacterium contains these proteins:
- a CDS encoding OFA family MFS transporter, giving the protein MTEKRWPIPLGAILVHLGIGSVYAWSTLNRPITAAFPALPWWLTPPYPTFTTALVLLGLSAATLGPWVEMRGAKVAARTSAAFFASGLLVGALALVLVQPLLLFLGMGILCGIGCGIGYIAPVSTLVKWFPDRRGMATGLAIMGFGGGAFLGGYANAFLIERVGVAGALAVLGVSYLVIMLGGAQLLRHAPGHPPRGRMTVTLEQRIVAAGLTRREAVKTPQFALLWAMLCINVTAGIGILAQASPMMQDLFGRTPKAAAAVVAVISVFNAGGRLLWSSISDHIGRRTTYLVFFGAQVVLFLLIPRLAEQGAWWPFLACLLAVFTMYGGGFATIPAFLADLFGVANVGAIHGALLTAWSVAAVVGPVIITELSSRAKAALPPGGSKVHIYDQPLMLLASLLAIGFVLTLLVRPLRDTSPTQSSSPRP
- a CDS encoding nuclear transport factor 2 family protein, which gives rise to MRDHAADIRALRKQSNAAIDARDPDYVVSFMTADVVVAVAGGPTLTGRVANRDAFAVQMDEKGFGGYRRSPVLVVVAPDGTSATENGTWVGRWRMGGRAHEQHGSYSATWRLTDVGWMIASETYREEA
- a CDS encoding carbohydrate binding family 9 domain-containing protein; this translates as MSLFRPWRSLALLAVLSVSAAAQPGMVTPTRMDAAVADSFAKLARQRSRPTIDAIRITETPTIDGKLDEAVWSRGKAVTDFVQRELNEGVPASERTEVRFATDGVNLYIGARMYDREPHLIVPGEKIRDVTLTNSDHIAFIFDTYHDHQNGFVFGTTPAGVEYDGQVIREGEGGGAQIAGQNRTQAGALGGFNVNWDASWTVATTIDSLGWTAEFRIPFSTLRYQSGSDVQTWGLNVTRSIRRKNEELYWSFIPRAFNLYRLSLAGNLASLQVPVRRIRTVTPYFLSSSQSAWTNGVRGTRSPTEVGGEIKYGLTPSLTLDLTYNTDFAQVEVDDQRLNLTRFPVFFPEKRPFFLENAGVFSAGTPQAVDLFFTRRIGIDANGNAQPILGGGRLTGRVGSTTIGVLQMLTDKTGASDGQSYSVGRVVRELGNRSRFGAMVVQRLNTDSTADVNRTYAVDGRIGLGQAWTSDLWAAKTETPRLTGDSYSYSGRIAYQTSVWNHNARVAQVGDDFNPEVGFMSRPGGYRAYDFSLMRLVRKPEWTWFKQWNPHTSYRRFVGRDGFFQTGYWHIDMTEIELANGARFGPEYNISHEGLQQPFTIAKGVVLPVGAYDWGTLGFDYNSDPSENVSIAGRFDFGGFYNGTRNGGSTTLTVRRGATISGSLTAELNDVHLPQGNFTSSLQALRVNYFFTPRIFVQTLTQYNNQQKVWGANVRFGWLNTAGTGLFLVFNEGRTASGFFNWEQPLQRSVFLKYTRQFGTGG